One Edaphobacter bradus DNA window includes the following coding sequences:
- a CDS encoding DNA-directed RNA polymerase subunit omega, whose amino-acid sequence MRSDLIFGALTHVSNRYQLCQLASKATRKLHKPNTRLQDTTNDVLDRFRDTVPMNAPETSAHKVELQERRAA is encoded by the coding sequence ATGCGCTCAGATCTGATTTTTGGAGCTCTGACCCATGTGAGCAACCGCTACCAGCTCTGCCAGCTGGCCTCGAAGGCTACGCGGAAGCTCCACAAGCCGAACACCCGCCTGCAGGACACGACGAATGATGTTCTGGACCGCTTCCGTGACACGGTCCCGATGAACGCTCCCGAGACGTCGGCCCATAAGGTAGAATTGCAGGAGCGCCGCGCGGCTTAG
- the rho gene encoding transcription termination factor Rho gives MTISELKEHNIAELGKLARNLDIAGTSGLRKQDLIFKILQAQSEKEGHIFAEGVLEILPDGYGFLRSPDYNYLPGPDDIYVSPSQIRKFDLKTGDTISGNVRPPHEGEKYFALVKIEAINFESPEETRNKILFDNLTPLYAQERVKMETVRDNISGRVMDLLTPVGKGQRGLIVAPPRTGKTMLLQSIANSITANHPEIVLIVLLIDERPEEVTDMQRSVKGEVISSTFDEPAARHVQVAEMVIEKAKRLVEHKRDVVILLDSITRLARAYNTIVPPSGKVLSGGVDSNALQRPKRFFGAARNIEEGGSLTIIATALVDTGSRMDEVIFEEFKGTGNMEVILDRKLVDKRVFPAIDIQRSGTRKEELLILKEDLQRIWVLRKVLNPLSPVEAMELLTDKLAKTRNNSEFLHNMSSI, from the coding sequence ATGACAATCTCTGAACTGAAAGAGCACAATATCGCGGAGCTGGGCAAGCTTGCGCGCAACCTCGACATTGCCGGCACGAGCGGCCTGCGCAAGCAAGACCTGATCTTCAAGATTCTGCAGGCGCAGAGCGAGAAGGAAGGCCATATCTTCGCCGAGGGCGTCCTTGAGATTCTGCCTGACGGCTACGGCTTCCTGCGCTCGCCGGATTACAACTATCTGCCTGGCCCCGACGACATCTATGTTTCGCCTTCGCAGATCCGCAAGTTCGACCTGAAGACGGGCGACACCATCAGCGGCAATGTGCGGCCTCCGCATGAAGGCGAGAAGTACTTTGCGCTGGTGAAGATTGAGGCGATCAACTTCGAGTCGCCGGAAGAGACGCGCAACAAGATTCTGTTCGACAACCTGACGCCTTTGTACGCGCAGGAGCGCGTGAAGATGGAGACGGTGCGGGACAACATCTCGGGCCGTGTGATGGACCTGCTGACTCCGGTGGGCAAGGGGCAGCGTGGTCTGATCGTCGCTCCGCCGCGCACCGGTAAGACGATGCTGCTGCAGTCGATCGCGAACTCAATCACGGCGAACCATCCGGAGATCGTGCTGATCGTTCTTCTGATCGATGAGCGTCCGGAAGAAGTGACGGACATGCAGCGGTCGGTGAAGGGCGAGGTTATCTCGTCGACCTTCGATGAGCCCGCGGCGCGTCACGTACAGGTGGCCGAGATGGTGATCGAGAAGGCGAAGCGCCTGGTCGAGCACAAGCGCGACGTGGTGATCCTGCTGGACTCGATTACTCGTCTGGCTCGCGCGTACAACACGATCGTTCCTCCGAGCGGCAAGGTCCTCTCGGGCGGTGTGGATTCGAACGCGCTGCAGCGGCCGAAGCGGTTCTTCGGCGCGGCGCGGAATATCGAAGAGGGCGGGTCTTTGACCATCATTGCGACGGCGCTCGTGGATACGGGTTCGAGGATGGACGAAGTGATCTTCGAGGAGTTCAAGGGCACGGGCAACATGGAAGTGATCCTGGATCGCAAGCTTGTGGACAAGCGCGTGTTTCCGGCGATCGATATCCAGCGCTCAGGTACACGTAAGGAAGAGCTGCTGATCCTGAAGGAAGACCTGCAGAGGATCTGGGTCCTGAGGAAGGTACTGAATCCGCTGTCGCCGGTGGAGGCGATGGAGCTCTTGACCGATAAGCTGGCGAAGACACGGAACAATTCGGAGTTTCTGCATAATATGAGCTCGATCTAA
- a CDS encoding SDR family NAD(P)-dependent oxidoreductase produces the protein MSKLKGKVAIVTGASKGIGADIAKGLAKEGASVVVNYASSREGADKVVADIVKNGGKAIAVQGDVAKEADVKRIFAETTKAFGKLDVLVNNAGVYNFTPIEEITEEGFHSLFNTNVLGALLAAREAVKLFGSNGGSIINIGSVVSDIHPPTSSIYTATKGALDAVTGVLAKELGPKKIRVNSINPGMIETEGTHTAGIIGSDWEKGTVAQTPLGRVGQPTDITPVAVFLASDDSGWLTGETLVVSGGIR, from the coding sequence ATGAGCAAACTCAAAGGCAAAGTAGCCATAGTCACAGGTGCCTCCAAGGGCATCGGAGCGGACATCGCAAAAGGTCTGGCGAAGGAGGGGGCCTCCGTCGTCGTGAACTATGCCTCCAGCAGGGAAGGCGCGGACAAGGTCGTAGCCGATATCGTCAAGAACGGCGGCAAAGCCATCGCCGTCCAGGGTGATGTAGCGAAGGAAGCTGACGTCAAGCGCATCTTTGCCGAAACCACCAAAGCCTTCGGCAAGCTGGACGTACTCGTCAACAATGCCGGCGTCTATAACTTCACGCCCATCGAGGAGATCACTGAAGAGGGCTTCCACAGCCTGTTCAACACCAACGTGCTCGGCGCCCTCTTGGCCGCGCGCGAGGCGGTCAAGCTCTTCGGAAGCAACGGCGGCAGCATCATTAACATCGGGTCGGTCGTCTCCGATATCCATCCGCCCACCAGCAGCATCTACACCGCCACAAAGGGCGCTCTCGATGCCGTTACTGGTGTACTCGCCAAGGAACTCGGCCCCAAGAAGATCCGCGTCAACTCCATCAACCCCGGCATGATTGAGACCGAGGGCACGCACACTGCCGGCATCATCGGCTCCGACTGGGAGAAGGGCACCGTGGCCCAGACGCCCCTGGGGCGCGTCGGTCAGCCCACCGACATCACACCTGTCGCTGTTTTCCTCGCCTCCGACGACTCCGGCTGGCTCACCGGCGAGACCCTGGTTGTCTCCGGCGGTATTCGCTAA